A single genomic interval of Gallus gallus isolate bGalGal1 chromosome 10, bGalGal1.mat.broiler.GRCg7b, whole genome shotgun sequence harbors:
- the LOC107049692 gene encoding uncharacterized protein LOC107049692, which translates to MCHLVHTLPTCSYAPVHSHPFAQPCTHTSKSTLAHTHVHAHTCKPILAQNHFYAHTCASPPLCTPLCTGTCATLPCTHDLRAQTCTTPPLRTHPHAQPQHFAPPCECTHLRNPTSLLTLAHTRVQLCPYTLHVLTHSCVTPPLVHPRVHKTCATPPLRTPTRTHARTHTHTHTHVPACLGWLDGWHRSTCLPWLSVCLSVPGYVWIRQSGCLRSRGKKTTHPEQNTEVGILFNSLTRIHKQAPIVDNTLRDSKLPKGKKGPQQQWMRWVMPAQGPLLQRAHFLSPALILPRVCSVCSTERRTLSSTVSYKAKVEHLQAKQIFAQTR; encoded by the coding sequence ATGTGCCACCTTGTTCACACACTTCCCACATGCTCATACGCACCTGTGCACTCCCACCCCTTTGCACAAccgtgcacacacacatctaAATCGACCCTTGCACACACCCACGTGCATGCACACACCTGCAAGCCCATCCTTGCCCAAAACCACTTCTATGCACACACTTGTGCATCCCCACCCCTTTGCACACCCCTGTGTACAGGCACGTGTGCAACCCTTCCTTGCACTCACGACTTGCGTGCACAAACCTGTACCACCCCGCCCTTGCGCACTCACCCACATGCGCAACCCCAACACTTTGCACCGCCCTGTGAATGCACGCACCTGCGCAACCCCACCAGTTTGTTAACCCTtgcacacacacgtgtgcaaCTCTGTCCTTACACTCTCCATGTGCTTACTCACAGCTGTGTAACCCCTCCCCTTGTGCACCCACGTGTACACAAAACATGTGCAACCCCACCCTTGCGCACACCCACACGCACgcacgcacgcacacacacacacacacacacacacgtgcctgcctgccttggctggctggatggTTGGCATCGCAgcacctgcctgccttggctgtctgtctgtctgtctgtcccagGGTACGTTTGGATCCGACAGTCAGGATGcctcaggagcagaggcaagAAAACCACGCACCCAGAGCAGAACACAGAGGTAGGAATTTTATTCAACAGCCTCACACGGATACACAAACAAGCACCTATTGTAGACAACACCTTGAGAGACAGCAAACTgcccaaaggaaagaaaggaccacagcagcagtggatgcgatgGGTAATGCCAGCACAAGGGCCCCTGCTGCAAAGGGCacatttcctctctcctgctttgATTCTCCCCAGGGTCTGCAGTGTTTGTTCCACTGAACGCCGTACCCTCTCGTCCACTGTGTCATACAAAGCCAAAGTGGAACACctgcaagcaaaacaaatcttTGCACAAACAAGATGA